The window tgtttaaaagggcctaacatctaggtcatcggcctctaatggcacgaaatgagacaagATGTAAGAACAATAAagaatccataatcctccactgaccagaattcaaaataagAGGACGAAgactgaatggatggatatgaatttaaaacaatcagtggatctgacctgcaacgccccacattcccagaaactagcgttaaacaatagtattaccaaCCAAGGgagtgcttctaaagcacaataatgaaacgatgatgcttgtagtctaaacgggtccaaaatccaggtcatcggcgcctcataatggtacttatcgttaggaaagcagaaccatggtatttgtcatgttgcggtattaatcaaaagtagggcagactcgcggtattccacacattatggtactactcacaggtaatgtaatacgcacatgtaacacagacctatggtgtttcgcacattgtgtcgctatttacagacaacgcaaacctatggtgttcttcccataagtggactaaccacagggacttgcattatcctgtggtgttcctcacacagtgggtactaatcataggcaaggcagaaccatggtgttgctcatatagtggtacgaatcacatgtcatgtaaaatgcatcctgagcacacactgtcactactaatcacaaatctattgtgtacctaatatagtggtaccacACGCAAGTAAAATGACCCATGGTGTcccctgcatggtggtactaattacaagtagtatcatggttctaatttgatcatcccttggttgccccttttagttgcctcctatgacaggcaggggatactatgggtgtattcgtctgcgtcccccacccacagagggttcaAAGAACAGTACCCAGCTTAAACAGTGAACAGCAAGTTTTCAATATTTAAATCTAGTGAAACACATCCTAAAAGTATTCTGATGAGGGATTAAATGCTATATGTGTATGGGCCTTTTGATGTGCACTGAGGAGGGCTTTGCACACAAAGCCCTTGGTACAAAGGTGACAAATATAAGGTCGCTGCCCAGTGTGATATCTCTTGTGAATGACAAGTGTCGAGCGTTGTGTGAAAGACTTGCCGCAAGTCTCGCAGACATATGGCCGCTCTCCTGTATGCGTTCGCTGATGCAGCTTCAGGTTACAACGTTTGCTAAAGGCCTTCCCACATATGTCACAAATATTAGGCTTTTCCCCTGTGTGAATCCTCCTATGAAACTTAAGATGTTCTTTGTTTGTTAAGGCTTTGCCGCAAATATCACAGAGGCAAACATTTTCCCCAGTGTGCGATTTAACATGCAATGAGAGAGATTTCTTATGAGCAAAAACTTTCCCACATGTTTCACACTGATTTACTTTTGTAGGTTGTTCAGCATCAGGATGATTGGCCTTCTTGTGAGCCACCAGGTATCGAGTGTATGGAAATGCTTTCCCACAAATGTCACATTTAAAAGGTTTCTCCCCTGTATGGTAGTTTCGATGCTCTTGTAACCATGTGCTCACAAAGAAGCCCTTGTGGCACACCTCACAGCGATACTTGTAATCTTGAAAATGACGCTTGCGATGAGTTGCCAGAGCTGACCTGTATATAGTGGAGTACCCACAAATGTCACATGAATGCTTACTCTCACCTGTATGTTTCTTCTTATGAATAGTGATATCGTATGGCCGTTTGAAGGTCTTGTGGCAGATGTCACACGAATATGGACGGTCAATACTGTGAACCACCAAGTGACGCTTTAAAATCTTTTTGGTAGCAAATACTTTACCGCATATACTACATACATAATCATCAAGATTACTATGAGATTTCACATGAATTTCCAGATCAATAACTGAAATGAAGTTAACATGACACAAATTACAAGCAAAAAGCTCTTTTCCAACTTCCAATTCTTGTTTCATTGTTAATCCCTTCTTCACGATACAGCCTCTCTTTTGAGATCCCTTAATGGTTTTTGAAGAACTCTTATTCTGAAAACGACTGTCTATCTTGACGATTGTCGAGTTGTCTTCAGCTATCTTTAGACTTTTAAGACATGTTTCTGTTCCAAACCTAGAAAGAAGAGAAATCTACTATGATTTCTTTTGACAAAATCAGCCGACTTTGAAACGAGCAGAAAAGGAATAAAGAATTATATCGCTAACAGCAGTTCATACCAAGTGATCTTCCTGAAAGACCTGCTAATAAAATATTCAccttttaaaataataaacatCTATGAGATGGTAGAATCTGGTATCAGAAAAAATGATATATTTCTCAAAACAAGGATGTATTAAAGgtgaatattttaaacattttcctTCATTTATAGTATGTAAAAAATGAATATCCACCTTTATTCCATAATGAAATAAAGATAGAATTTATTTTCATGTCTTAAGTTTGTTTCAACTGGTACTGGTGTGAATAAACGGCAAAAGGAAATAATACACCTCATGTTTACAATTAACACGTGAAAAGGCACATTTCCAggacaaaaatcttcaaaatatcaATTTCAGCTTAGTTATTCATTAACTTCCAAAATTTTAACATCAGTACGCCACTAAGCTAGGTTATTAAAAAATATGTGTTGGGTGTTATTACACCAAGAGTCTGCCTTGAAGAAGCCAAACTATACTTGGCCTACAACTTCCTATGTGCATTCTTGTAAAGATTACTTGCAAAAAGAAGAATACTATTCCTATCAATAGAGAGATAACTTAAAGAAGGAAAGTTGTTTGCAATTATGAATAGCTTGGTGTGCATGCTATAAGCATGAAATGAAAGATATATATTTTATCGAAGGAGAATATCATATCAGTAGATGAACTAAAAAATCAAGAATTTGCTAACAAAAACAGCTGAGAGCAAGGAGTTTAAATAATGCAAGATGTGCTTAACTCATTGTTTAATGACTATTGTGTTTTAATATTCATTCCAAGTGCTCTTAAAAAGGTACCGAGTTACTGATTCTTGACCCTGTTGCACGTGTAATCTTTTGTAAATCATTATACAATAATTTCCTTTATTGCAAGGAATCCTGCAGCCATCTCTTGAAATTAACCTGGCCATACTGCATTTATGTCTATTACAAAA is drawn from Anabrus simplex isolate iqAnaSimp1 chromosome 1, ASM4041472v1, whole genome shotgun sequence and contains these coding sequences:
- the LOC136858824 gene encoding zinc finger protein 300-like — encoded protein: MKQELEVGKELFACNLCHVNFISVIDLEIHVKSHSNLDDYVCSICGKVFATKKILKRHLVVHSIDRPYSCDICHKTFKRPYDITIHKKKHTGESKHSCDICGYSTIYRSALATHRKRHFQDYKYRCEVCHKGFFVSTWLQEHRNYHTGEKPFKCDICGKAFPYTRYLVAHKKANHPDAEQPTKVNQCETCGKVFAHKKSLSLHVKSHTGENVCLCDICGKALTNKEHLKFHRRIHTGEKPNICDICGKAFSKRCNLKLHQRTHTGERPYVCETCGKSFTQRSTLVIHKRYHTGQRPYICHLCTKGFVCKALLSAHQKAHTHIAFNPSSEYF